A genomic window from Pseudomonas leptonychotis includes:
- a CDS encoding electron transfer flavoprotein subunit alpha/FixB family protein, translated as MSDLIRRDPRAEWIARNRLHPLHAAAQPAAVSWMGPNGVIRKNPHGVGFIGPNGLKRIDRSGGQQGGSQKRSAVSAVVQLPLHVIEQPAFHIVVVPDMVGGRLSAHDKDLLGLAHKLAGSDGAVVAVIFGEHKENALDCNGVDRLLQFEADDFSGYAPEARVLALASLERQLAPRHWLLPDSRTGGGELGRRLAAKLGVRPATRVWQVADGISSGRAGAGREDLVQQAPRVVLAAVECAEPVSETRHEVRALALNEALVRHIPRIQDLGAVAVDPAQIPMAEAEFILSGGNGVKDWALFHQAAAALGATEGASRVAVDDGYMGRERQVGASGIWVTARVYVAVGISGAIQHLQGIGACDKVVAINLDPTCDMIKRADLSVIGESAAILQALIERVAAHRQGAERDAA; from the coding sequence ATGAGCGACCTGATTCGCCGCGATCCACGCGCTGAGTGGATTGCCCGTAATCGCCTGCACCCGCTGCATGCCGCAGCGCAGCCAGCGGCCGTGAGCTGGATGGGGCCTAACGGCGTGATTCGCAAGAACCCACACGGCGTCGGCTTTATCGGCCCCAACGGGCTCAAGCGTATCGACCGTTCCGGTGGTCAGCAGGGCGGCAGCCAGAAACGCAGCGCCGTCAGCGCCGTGGTGCAATTGCCGCTGCATGTGATCGAGCAGCCTGCCTTTCATATCGTGGTGGTGCCGGACATGGTCGGCGGCCGCCTCAGTGCCCATGACAAAGACCTGCTTGGCCTCGCCCATAAACTCGCCGGCAGCGACGGCGCGGTGGTCGCTGTGATATTTGGCGAGCACAAAGAAAACGCCTTGGACTGCAACGGCGTGGACCGCCTGCTGCAGTTCGAGGCTGACGATTTCAGCGGCTATGCCCCGGAAGCGCGCGTACTGGCGCTGGCGTCGCTGGAACGGCAACTCGCGCCGCGTCATTGGTTGCTGCCTGACAGCCGCACCGGTGGCGGTGAGCTGGGTCGGCGTTTGGCGGCCAAGCTGGGCGTGCGCCCGGCGACGCGGGTCTGGCAAGTGGCCGATGGCATCAGCAGCGGGCGTGCTGGCGCCGGCCGTGAAGATTTAGTGCAACAAGCACCGCGCGTGGTGCTGGCCGCCGTCGAGTGCGCCGAACCGGTCAGCGAGACGCGTCATGAAGTGCGTGCGCTAGCCCTCAATGAAGCGCTGGTCAGGCACATACCGCGGATTCAAGACCTCGGCGCGGTGGCAGTCGACCCGGCGCAGATTCCCATGGCCGAAGCGGAGTTCATTCTCTCCGGCGGTAACGGGGTCAAGGACTGGGCGCTGTTTCATCAGGCCGCTGCGGCGCTGGGGGCGACCGAAGGCGCTTCACGCGTCGCGGTGGACGATGGCTATATGGGCCGCGAACGTCAGGTCGGCGCATCCGGCATCTGGGTCACCGCGCGGGTGTATGTGGCAGTGGGTATTTCCGGCGCCATCCAGCATCTGCAAGGGATTGGCGCTTGCGACAAGGTGGTGGCGATCAACCTCGACCCGACCTGCGACATGATCAAGCGCGCCGACCTGTCGGTGATTGGCGAGTCTGCCGCGATCCTGCAGGCGTTGATCGAGCGGGTGGCTGCCCACCGACAAGGAGCAGAGCGCGATGCAGCATAG